In Myripristis murdjan chromosome 2, fMyrMur1.1, whole genome shotgun sequence, a genomic segment contains:
- the pnpla4 gene encoding patatin-like phospholipase domain-containing protein 4 isoform X2 codes for MLTLREGIEEILPSNAHSLAGDRLYISITHSKSGKNHIVSTFTSRDELIKVLLASSFVPVYAGMQPVEFQGQKWIDGGFTDSLPIPPVGRTITVSPFAGPQDVCPLHRGSFNNHLRLANMSVMFSVENIIRLNQALFPPSPTRMQSLCQEGFDDAVRFLKKEAWMH; via the exons ATGCTCACACTACG GGAGGGGATAGAGGAGATTCTGCCCAGCAATGCCCACAGTCTAGCCGGTGACCGCCTCTATATCTCAATAACGCACTCCAAAAGCGGCAAGAACCACATTGTGTCCACCTTTACGTCGAGGGACGAGCTCATAAAG GTGCTTTTGGCCAGTAGTTTTGTGCCTGTTTACGCTGGAATGCAACCAGTGGAGTTCCAAGGACAG AAATGGATTGATGGAGGATTCACAGACAGTCTGCCCATTCCACCGGTGGGACGCACCATTACTGTATCCCCCTTTGCTGGGCCCCAGGATGTGTGTCCTCTGCACAGGGGGAGCTTCAACAACCACCTCAGACTGGCCAACATGAGCGTAATG TTTTCTGTGGAGAACATCATACGGCTGAACCAGGCTCTGTTCCCTCCCTCGCCCACTCGCATGCAGTCATTGTGTCAAGAAGGCTTCGATGACGCAGTGAGGTTTCTGAAGAAAGAGGCTTGGATGCATTAA